In the genome of Pseudomonas protegens, one region contains:
- a CDS encoding proline--tRNA ligase, which produces MRTSQYLLATQKETPSDAVVISHQLMLRAGMIRKLASGLYTWLPMGLRVMRKVEAIVREEMNAAGALEVLMPSTQPAELWQESGRWEEYGPELLRFKDRHGRDFCAGPTHEEVITDLARNELSSYKQLPLNLYQIQTKFRDEIRPRFGLMRGREFIMKDAYSFHADQASLQITYDRMHQAYCNVFTRLGLKFRPVEADNGSIGGAGSHEFHVLAESGEDDIVFSNGSDYAANIEKAEAVPRETSRPAPTEEMRLVDTPDAKTIAQLVEGYNLPIEKTVKTLVVHAEEAGKLIALIIRGDHELNEIKAANQPGVASPLVMASEAELRAAIGAGAGSLGPVNLPLPIIIDRSVALMSDFGVGANIDDKHYFGVNWERDLPVPTVADLRNVVAGDPSPDGKGTLEIKRGIEVGHIFQLGNKYSKAMKCEVLGENGKPVTLEMGCYGIGVSRVVAAAIEQNNDENGIIWSDTLAPFQIALVPLRYETEQVREATDKLYAELTAAGFEVLLDDRDKKTSPGIKFADMELIGIPHRIVVSDRGLAEGNLEYKSRTEAQAQALPVADVLSFLQARIRR; this is translated from the coding sequence ATGCGTACCAGTCAATATTTGCTCGCCACACAGAAAGAAACGCCTTCCGACGCGGTCGTGATCAGCCACCAGCTGATGCTGCGCGCCGGCATGATCCGTAAACTGGCTTCCGGCCTGTACACCTGGCTGCCGATGGGCTTGCGGGTGATGCGCAAGGTTGAAGCCATCGTTCGCGAAGAAATGAACGCCGCGGGCGCGCTTGAAGTGTTGATGCCGAGCACTCAGCCGGCTGAGCTGTGGCAGGAATCCGGTCGCTGGGAAGAGTACGGCCCGGAGCTGCTGCGCTTCAAAGACCGTCACGGTCGCGATTTCTGCGCCGGCCCGACCCACGAAGAAGTGATCACCGATCTGGCGCGCAACGAGCTGAGCAGCTACAAGCAGCTGCCGCTGAACCTGTACCAGATCCAGACCAAATTCCGCGATGAAATCCGCCCACGCTTCGGCTTGATGCGCGGCCGCGAGTTCATCATGAAGGACGCCTACTCCTTCCACGCCGACCAGGCGTCCCTGCAGATCACCTACGACCGCATGCACCAGGCTTATTGCAACGTCTTCACCCGCCTGGGCCTGAAGTTCCGCCCGGTTGAAGCAGACAACGGCTCCATCGGCGGCGCCGGCTCCCACGAATTCCACGTACTGGCCGAGTCCGGCGAAGACGATATCGTCTTCAGCAACGGCTCCGACTACGCCGCGAACATCGAGAAGGCCGAAGCCGTGCCGCGCGAAACCTCGCGCCCGGCGCCGACCGAAGAGATGCGCCTGGTTGACACCCCAGACGCGAAAACCATCGCCCAGCTGGTGGAAGGCTACAACCTGCCAATCGAGAAGACCGTCAAGACCCTGGTGGTGCACGCCGAGGAAGCCGGCAAGCTGATCGCCCTGATCATCCGTGGCGACCACGAACTGAACGAAATCAAGGCCGCCAACCAGCCTGGCGTCGCCAGTCCGCTGGTCATGGCCTCCGAAGCCGAACTGCGTGCCGCCATTGGCGCTGGCGCCGGTTCCCTGGGCCCGGTGAACCTGCCACTGCCGATCATCATCGACCGTTCGGTGGCGCTGATGAGCGACTTCGGCGTCGGTGCCAACATCGACGACAAGCACTACTTCGGCGTCAACTGGGAGCGCGACCTGCCGGTTCCAACCGTGGCCGACCTGCGCAACGTAGTGGCCGGCGACCCGAGCCCTGATGGCAAGGGCACCCTGGAAATCAAGCGCGGCATCGAAGTCGGGCACATCTTCCAGCTGGGCAACAAGTACAGCAAGGCGATGAAGTGCGAAGTGCTGGGCGAGAACGGCAAGCCGGTGACCCTGGAAATGGGCTGCTACGGCATTGGCGTGTCCCGCGTGGTGGCTGCCGCCATCGAACAGAACAACGATGAAAACGGCATCATCTGGAGCGACACCCTGGCACCGTTCCAGATCGCCCTGGTACCGCTGCGCTACGAAACCGAGCAGGTTCGCGAAGCCACCGACAAACTCTACGCAGAACTGACTGCCGCCGGCTTTGAAGTGCTGCTGGACGACCGCGACAAGAAAACCAGCCCGGGCATCAAGTTCGCGGACATGGAGCTGATCGGCATTCCTCACCGGATCGTGGTCAGTGACCGCGGTCTTGCCGAAGGCAACCTGGAATACAAGAGCCGTACCGAAGCCCAGGCGCAAGCGCTGCCCGTGGCCGACGTATTGTCCTTCCTCCAAGCCCGTATCCGTCGCTGA
- the dinB gene encoding DNA polymerase IV: protein MMQRKIIHIDCDCFYAAIEMRDDPQLAGKPLAVGGSADRRGVIATCNYEARAYGVRSAMSSRHALTLCPDLVIVKPRMDAYREASKEIHTIFRDYTDLIEPLSLDEAYLDVSDSPNFAGSATRIAQDIRRRVSNQLHITVSAGVAPNKFLAKIASDWKKPNGLFVITPDRVEDFVSELPVSKLHGVGKVTADKLGRLGIVDCLQLRDWSKLALVREFGSFGERLWSLARGIDERPVQNDSRRQSISVENTYDVDLPDLDSCLQKLPELMETLAGRMTRIDASYRPGKPFVKVKFHDFTQTTLEQAGAGRDLESYRQLLTQAFKRGGKPVRLLGIGVRLQDLRGAHEQLELFRGML, encoded by the coding sequence ATGATGCAGCGCAAAATCATCCACATTGACTGTGATTGCTTCTACGCCGCCATCGAAATGCGCGATGACCCGCAGCTGGCCGGCAAGCCGCTGGCCGTGGGCGGCTCCGCGGATCGACGGGGGGTGATTGCCACCTGCAACTATGAGGCGCGGGCCTATGGCGTGCGCTCGGCCATGTCGTCGCGGCACGCGTTGACCCTGTGCCCGGACCTGGTGATCGTCAAACCGCGCATGGATGCCTATCGCGAGGCGTCGAAAGAGATTCATACGATCTTTCGTGATTACACCGACCTGATCGAGCCCTTGTCCCTGGACGAGGCCTACCTGGACGTTTCCGACAGCCCGAACTTCGCCGGCAGTGCCACGCGCATCGCCCAGGACATTCGTCGGCGGGTTTCCAATCAGCTGCATATCACGGTCTCGGCCGGGGTCGCGCCCAACAAGTTTCTGGCCAAGATCGCCAGCGACTGGAAAAAGCCCAACGGCCTGTTCGTGATCACTCCGGATCGGGTGGAGGATTTTGTCTCCGAATTGCCGGTGAGCAAGTTGCATGGGGTGGGCAAGGTCACGGCGGACAAACTGGGTCGCCTGGGGATTGTCGACTGCCTGCAGTTGCGCGACTGGAGCAAGCTGGCGCTGGTGCGCGAATTCGGCAGTTTCGGCGAGCGCCTGTGGAGTCTGGCCAGGGGGATCGACGAGCGGCCGGTGCAGAATGACAGTCGGCGCCAGTCCATCAGCGTGGAAAACACCTATGACGTGGATCTGCCGGATCTGGACAGCTGCCTGCAGAAGCTACCGGAGTTGATGGAGACGCTGGCCGGGCGCATGACCCGGATCGACGCCAGCTACCGCCCGGGCAAGCCGTTCGTCAAAGTGAAGTTCCATGACTTTACCCAGACCACCCTGGAGCAGGCGGGGGCGGGGCGGGATCTGGAGAGTTATCGGCAGTTGCTGACCCAGGCCTTCAAGCGCGGTGGCAAGCCGGTGCGTTTGCTGGGCATTGGGGTGCGTTTGCAGGATCTGCGTGGCGCTCATGAGCAGCTGGAGCTGTTCCGAGGCATGTTGTAG